One genomic segment of Novosphingobium sp. RL4 includes these proteins:
- a CDS encoding TonB-dependent receptor, with amino-acid sequence MTRWKSALNIALATGCAMIAFPACAEEAAAPENASASDIVVNGKREQYRGDVPLKEVPQSIQQIDGKMLADLNITRLDSALDLASGIARQNNFGGLWDAFAIRGFAGDENFPSGFLVNGFNGGRGYGGPRDASNIERIDILKGPNGAVFGRGEPGGTVNIITKKATTDDSFGSFAVSGGSYDTYRIEGDYNLKLTDSLALRVNGAAQEADSFRDYIWSRKKVLTPSVLFRPGANTTLTYEMEVVDQYVFFDRGTIAVDGELGVVPRSRFFGEPGDGPNHITVFGHQAQAQQDLGGDWVVLAGFNYRETTFDGYSSDAELSGSRQTLEETGNYLARQRRYRDYDTTYMAARAEISGKLRTGPFTHHVLIGADWDKFEIDTLSMRFRPAAYTAGSPITAANNAIDIYNPVYGQLPATSSVVQDTFETQRAWGIYFQDQIDITDRFKIRGGGRFDHFNQKIDTGIHSTRTRFSPSVGLLYELTDTFSLYASYGTGFRPNSGVDAAGSAFAPETSKSYEAGLRYVSPDNAITASLAAYHMKKNGVLTADPLNAGFSLAGGKARSRGIEADINANLPGGFKLYATYAYTDAVWTESALDPAFGLTINPGDPLINIPKHAGNLLVTKEFDAGNAGVFTLGGGISAASKRLGETGYDFWLPGYTLVRAMASYKPSEQIKFSLDVTNLFDKTWYAASYHRYWITPGTPRTITLRADFSF; translated from the coding sequence ATGACACGATGGAAGTCCGCATTGAACATCGCCCTCGCCACGGGCTGCGCGATGATCGCCTTTCCTGCCTGCGCCGAGGAGGCGGCGGCACCCGAGAATGCATCGGCGAGCGACATCGTCGTCAACGGCAAGCGTGAACAGTATCGCGGCGACGTGCCGCTCAAGGAGGTGCCGCAAAGCATCCAGCAGATCGACGGCAAGATGCTGGCCGATCTCAACATCACCCGGCTGGACAGCGCGCTCGATCTCGCCAGCGGCATTGCCCGCCAGAACAACTTCGGCGGCCTGTGGGACGCCTTCGCCATACGCGGCTTCGCAGGCGACGAGAACTTCCCGAGCGGCTTCCTGGTCAACGGGTTCAACGGCGGACGCGGCTATGGCGGCCCGCGCGATGCATCGAACATCGAACGGATCGACATCCTGAAAGGCCCCAACGGCGCGGTCTTCGGGCGCGGCGAACCGGGCGGCACGGTGAACATCATCACCAAGAAGGCCACCACGGACGACAGCTTCGGCAGCTTCGCCGTTTCCGGCGGCAGCTACGACACCTACCGGATCGAGGGTGACTACAACCTCAAGCTGACCGACAGCCTGGCCCTGCGCGTCAACGGCGCCGCGCAGGAGGCCGACAGCTTCCGCGACTACATCTGGTCACGCAAGAAGGTGCTCACGCCCTCCGTGCTGTTCCGGCCCGGCGCGAACACCACGCTGACTTACGAGATGGAGGTCGTCGACCAGTACGTGTTCTTCGATCGCGGCACGATCGCGGTCGACGGCGAACTGGGCGTGGTTCCGCGCTCGCGCTTCTTCGGCGAGCCCGGTGACGGCCCCAATCACATCACCGTCTTCGGTCATCAGGCGCAGGCCCAGCAGGACCTTGGCGGGGACTGGGTGGTGCTGGCCGGCTTCAACTACCGCGAGACCACTTTCGACGGCTACTCCAGCGATGCCGAACTGTCAGGCAGCCGCCAGACCCTGGAGGAGACCGGAAACTATCTCGCCCGCCAGCGCCGCTACCGCGACTATGACACCACCTACATGGCGGCCCGCGCCGAGATTTCGGGCAAGCTGCGCACCGGGCCCTTCACGCACCACGTGCTGATCGGCGCCGACTGGGACAAGTTCGAGATCGATACGCTCTCGATGCGGTTCCGTCCCGCCGCCTACACCGCCGGATCGCCGATCACGGCGGCCAACAATGCGATCGACATCTACAACCCGGTCTACGGCCAGTTGCCGGCGACATCCTCGGTGGTCCAGGACACTTTCGAGACGCAGCGTGCCTGGGGTATCTATTTCCAGGACCAGATCGACATCACCGACCGGTTCAAGATCCGGGGCGGCGGGCGCTTCGATCACTTCAACCAGAAGATCGACACCGGCATCCATTCCACCCGCACCCGCTTCAGCCCCTCCGTCGGCCTGCTCTACGAACTGACCGACACCTTCAGCCTCTATGCCAGCTACGGCACCGGCTTCCGCCCCAACAGCGGCGTGGACGCGGCGGGAAGCGCCTTTGCACCGGAAACCAGCAAGTCCTACGAAGCGGGGCTGCGCTACGTTTCGCCCGACAACGCGATCACCGCCTCGCTCGCGGCGTACCACATGAAGAAGAACGGCGTGCTGACCGCCGACCCGCTCAATGCCGGGTTCAGCCTCGCGGGCGGCAAGGCCCGCAGCCGGGGCATCGAGGCAGATATCAACGCCAACCTGCCGGGCGGGTTCAAGCTCTACGCCACATACGCCTATACCGACGCCGTCTGGACCGAATCCGCGCTCGACCCCGCATTCGGCCTGACCATCAATCCCGGCGATCCGCTCATCAACATCCCCAAGCATGCCGGCAACCTGCTGGTGACGAAGGAATTCGATGCCGGGAATGCCGGCGTGTTCACGCTGGGCGGCGGCATCAGCGCGGCCAGCAAGCGACTGGGCGAGACCGGCTACGATTTCTGGCTGCCCGGCTACACCCTGGTCCGCGCCATGGCCAGCTACAAGCCGAGCGAGCAGATCAAGTTCAGCCTCGACGTCACCAATCTCTTCGACAAGACCTGGTACGCCGCCTCCTACCACCGTTACTGGATAACGCCCGGCACGCCCCGCACCATCACGCTGCGCGCCGACTTCTCCTTCTGA
- a CDS encoding glyoxylate/hydroxypyruvate reductase A translates to MIAILHVGPSERASAWQAEFRHALPEVEFRCWPEIGDARDIRYLVAWTLSPQLIAALPRLEVLFSIGAGIDQLDLSLVPEHVRIVRMIEPGITTTMAQYVAASVLALHRDLPFYIEAQRRGGWTQLPTLLCEERSVGVMGLGELGRAALTMLAPLGFRLRGWNRSPRRIEGAECFSGAGELDAFLGGTDILVCLLPLTDETRGILSRDLFDRLPHGARLVNAARGGHLVEDDLLAALDEGRIASAMLDVSQVEPLPQDHPFRTDPRILVTPHVAGVTRIETAVHALIENLRRDLAGQALPGEVDRKRGY, encoded by the coding sequence ATGATCGCCATCCTTCATGTCGGCCCGAGCGAGCGCGCCAGTGCCTGGCAGGCCGAATTCCGCCATGCCCTGCCCGAGGTTGAATTCCGCTGCTGGCCGGAAATCGGCGATGCCCGGGACATCCGCTATCTGGTGGCCTGGACCCTGAGCCCGCAGCTGATCGCCGCCCTGCCGCGGCTGGAAGTGCTGTTCAGCATCGGCGCCGGGATCGACCAGCTCGACCTGTCGCTCGTGCCGGAACACGTCCGCATCGTGCGCATGATCGAACCCGGCATCACCACGACCATGGCCCAGTACGTGGCGGCCTCGGTCCTCGCCCTGCACCGCGACCTGCCGTTCTACATCGAGGCGCAGCGCCGGGGCGGCTGGACCCAATTGCCTACGCTCCTGTGTGAGGAGCGCAGCGTGGGCGTGATGGGGCTGGGCGAACTGGGGCGCGCGGCCCTCACCATGCTGGCGCCGCTGGGCTTCCGCCTGCGCGGCTGGAACCGCAGCCCGCGCCGGATCGAAGGCGCCGAGTGCTTCTCCGGCGCCGGGGAACTCGATGCCTTCCTGGGCGGGACCGACATCCTCGTCTGCCTTCTGCCGCTGACGGACGAGACGCGCGGCATCCTCTCGCGCGATCTGTTCGACCGGCTTCCGCACGGCGCCCGCCTCGTCAACGCCGCGCGCGGCGGACATCTCGTGGAAGATGACCTGCTGGCCGCGCTGGACGAGGGACGGATCGCCTCGGCCATGCTCGACGTGTCGCAAGTGGAACCCCTGCCCCAGGACCACCCTTTCCGGACCGATCCCCGCATTCTCGTGACCCCGCACGTGGCCGGCGTGACGCGGATCGAAACGGCAGTACATGCCTTGATCGAAAACTTGCGCCGCGACCTCGCCGGGCAAGCCTTGCCCGGCGAGGTCGACCGGAAACGCGGCTACTGA
- a CDS encoding M20 aminoacylase family protein → MDAHQELETIAALLPDVTAIRRDIHAHPELAYEEHRTAGIVEQVLRGLGFEVATGIGGTGVVGTLRRGTSRRSVGLRADMDALGFQEETGLPHRSTVDGKFHGCGHDGHTAMLLGAARHIAASVEFDGVVHFIFQPAEEGLGGAKAMIDDGLFERFACDEVYAVHNWPDLPAGHFQTRSGPIMAAADRFEIVITGKGGHAALPHQTPDAILAAADLVLQLNTIVARRVPASETAVLSVTMVQAGSAHNVIPAGVRVIGTVRSFEPAVQDRIEVSLRAMVAGTARSHEVDVAVVYDRYYPATVNAPSCADRALAAAALIPGVNSSPAPVPAFTSEDFSFMLEAKPGAYCWLGQGAGEGSPALHNPHYDFNDAVSGTGIAWFANIVRLSLGAPLEEGGAKEMGAQ, encoded by the coding sequence ATGGACGCGCACCAGGAACTCGAAACGATCGCAGCCCTGCTGCCCGATGTCACCGCGATCCGGCGCGATATCCACGCCCATCCCGAACTCGCTTACGAGGAGCACCGGACGGCCGGGATCGTCGAGCAGGTCTTGCGCGGCCTCGGCTTCGAGGTTGCGACGGGGATCGGGGGAACCGGTGTCGTCGGTACGTTGCGGCGCGGCACGTCGCGCCGGTCGGTCGGGCTGAGGGCGGACATGGACGCGCTCGGCTTTCAGGAGGAGACCGGGTTGCCCCATCGCAGCACGGTGGACGGCAAGTTCCACGGATGCGGGCATGACGGGCATACGGCGATGCTGCTGGGCGCGGCGCGCCATATTGCCGCGTCGGTCGAGTTCGACGGCGTGGTCCATTTCATCTTCCAGCCGGCAGAGGAAGGGCTGGGCGGCGCGAAGGCGATGATCGACGACGGCCTGTTCGAGCGCTTCGCCTGCGACGAGGTCTATGCCGTCCACAACTGGCCGGACCTTCCCGCCGGGCATTTCCAGACCCGTAGCGGACCGATCATGGCGGCAGCGGACCGTTTCGAGATCGTCATCACCGGCAAGGGCGGCCATGCGGCATTGCCGCACCAGACGCCCGATGCGATCCTGGCGGCGGCCGATCTGGTCCTTCAGCTCAACACGATCGTCGCGCGGCGCGTGCCGGCGAGCGAGACGGCGGTGCTTTCGGTGACGATGGTGCAGGCGGGCAGCGCGCACAACGTGATCCCGGCGGGAGTGCGGGTGATCGGCACGGTGCGCAGTTTCGAACCGGCGGTGCAGGACCGGATCGAGGTATCGCTGCGCGCCATGGTTGCCGGAACCGCACGTAGTCACGAGGTCGATGTCGCGGTGGTGTATGACCGGTATTACCCGGCCACCGTCAACGCTCCGTCCTGCGCGGATCGCGCGCTGGCGGCGGCAGCCCTGATCCCGGGTGTGAACAGTTCGCCAGCGCCCGTGCCGGCGTTCACTTCGGAAGATTTCTCGTTCATGCTCGAAGCGAAGCCGGGTGCCTATTGCTGGCTCGGGCAGGGGGCCGGTGAAGGTTCCCCGGCGCTGCATAATCCGCATTACGATTTCAACGACGCTGTCAGCGGAACCGGGATCGCCTGGTTCGCCAACATCGTCCGCCTTTCGCTTGGCGCGCCTCTGGAAGAAGGCGGCGCCAAGGAGATGGGGGCTCAGTAG
- a CDS encoding aldehyde dehydrogenase family protein: MSDTGFDPSLVEITGQSNFIGGRRVRGLGQAVPLNRPSDGTIHCDLDSASWEQVDEACEDAHRAFAESGWATCPPRDRIRVMRRWADLIERDARQIARLESFCSTRPIADSTAWDVTNAAECLRFFAELADKQGGEVAATRSDNLGMVLRQPYGVIGLVIPWNFPMVTTAWKVGPALAAGNAVVVKPSEMTPYSALRLAELAIEAGLPAGLFNVVQGTGNAVGDDLVRHARVRKVSFTGSTATGARVMAACAETGIKPATLELGGKSPQIVHDDADIERAALSIAKSITGNAGQVCVAGSRLIAHESIAGELVERIAGYFAQERPGATWDGATTFPPIISDLQCTRIEGIVERSRAAGAEVLVGGQRIEACGKGAFYAPTILTHVDMSSEAVRSEIFGPVLTVQTFAGEAEAMALADHPEYGLAAGVHTRDIGRAMRAMRAIEAGTVWINRYGRSGDFVLPTGGFKSSGYGRDLGKQAFEAAQQIKTALIDFAA, translated from the coding sequence ATGAGCGATACCGGTTTCGACCCATCCCTTGTTGAAATCACGGGACAATCGAACTTCATCGGCGGCCGCCGGGTGCGGGGGCTGGGACAGGCGGTGCCACTCAACCGCCCCTCCGACGGCACTATCCACTGCGATCTCGATTCGGCCTCCTGGGAACAGGTGGACGAAGCCTGCGAGGATGCGCACCGGGCCTTCGCGGAAAGCGGATGGGCAACCTGCCCCCCGCGGGACCGCATCCGGGTGATGCGCCGCTGGGCCGACCTGATCGAGCGCGATGCCCGGCAGATCGCCCGGCTGGAATCGTTCTGCTCCACCCGCCCCATCGCCGACAGCACCGCATGGGACGTGACCAATGCCGCCGAATGCCTGCGCTTCTTCGCGGAACTGGCGGACAAGCAGGGCGGCGAAGTGGCGGCCACCCGGTCGGACAACCTGGGCATGGTGCTGCGCCAGCCCTATGGCGTGATCGGACTCGTCATCCCGTGGAATTTCCCGATGGTGACCACTGCATGGAAAGTAGGCCCGGCCCTGGCGGCGGGCAATGCGGTGGTGGTCAAGCCCTCGGAAATGACCCCCTACAGCGCGCTGCGCCTCGCAGAGCTGGCGATCGAGGCGGGGCTTCCGGCCGGGCTGTTCAATGTCGTGCAGGGAACCGGGAATGCCGTGGGCGACGATCTCGTCCGCCACGCGCGGGTCCGCAAGGTCAGCTTCACCGGATCGACCGCCACCGGCGCGCGGGTCATGGCGGCCTGCGCCGAAACCGGGATCAAGCCCGCCACCCTCGAACTGGGCGGAAAGAGCCCGCAGATCGTCCATGACGATGCCGACATCGAACGCGCGGCGCTGTCCATCGCCAAATCGATTACCGGCAACGCCGGGCAGGTCTGCGTCGCCGGATCGCGGCTCATCGCCCACGAAAGCATCGCCGGAGAGCTGGTGGAGCGGATCGCGGGCTATTTCGCGCAAGAGCGCCCCGGCGCCACCTGGGACGGGGCGACCACGTTTCCCCCGATCATCAGCGACCTTCAGTGCACACGGATCGAAGGCATCGTCGAACGGTCGCGCGCGGCGGGCGCCGAGGTTCTCGTGGGCGGGCAGCGGATCGAGGCCTGCGGCAAGGGTGCGTTCTACGCTCCCACCATCCTCACGCATGTCGACATGTCGAGCGAGGCGGTCAGGTCGGAAATCTTCGGCCCGGTGCTGACCGTGCAGACCTTTGCCGGGGAAGCCGAAGCCATGGCGCTGGCCGACCATCCGGAATACGGCCTTGCCGCAGGCGTCCACACCCGAGACATCGGCCGCGCCATGCGTGCCATGCGCGCCATCGAGGCCGGCACCGTCTGGATCAACCGCTACGGCCGCAGCGGCGACTTCGTGCTGCCGACCGGGGGATTCAAATCCTCGGGATATGGCAGGGACCTTGGCAAGCAAGCCTTCGAGGCGGCACAGCAGATCAAGACCGCCCTCATCGACTTCGCCGCCTGA
- a CDS encoding FAD-binding oxidoreductase translates to MQIKPYWTDTRTPFSSAREGRVPARASVVVVGGGFTGLSAARTLAMRGIDTVLVEAGEVAAAASGRNGGHCNNGTASDLAGLAASLGLEEAKRLYGLYDSAVDFVEETVRGEAIDCDFVRNGKIKLAAKPSHVDGLKRAGEFLARHVEPDLVFLDRAALQGEVRSDAFHAGIVMPRGAQMHMGRFGVGLAEAAARHGAAIFENAPATGIERLAGGRHRVTTPKGNVTADAVFLATGPSLQGPFRWIRRRTIPMGSFIVATEPLSETQVAATMTGRRNCVTSKNIGNYFRLTADNRLIFGGRARFALSDPASDAKSGAILRRALAKIFPALAEIGIDYTWGGVLDMTPDRLPRAGVHDGLHYAVGLSGHGAQFSGFIGDRMARLIAGEADANPLDGKAFKPIPGHIGPPWFLPFVGAWYRFLDWRS, encoded by the coding sequence ATGCAGATCAAGCCATACTGGACTGACACCCGGACACCTTTCTCCTCTGCGCGGGAAGGTCGGGTTCCGGCGCGGGCCTCGGTCGTCGTGGTGGGCGGCGGCTTTACGGGGCTTTCGGCGGCGCGCACCCTGGCCATGCGCGGGATCGACACCGTGCTGGTCGAAGCCGGCGAAGTCGCGGCGGCGGCTTCGGGCCGCAATGGCGGGCATTGCAACAACGGCACGGCGAGCGACCTTGCCGGGCTGGCCGCCAGCCTCGGGCTGGAAGAGGCAAAGCGGCTCTACGGCCTTTACGACAGCGCGGTGGATTTCGTCGAAGAGACCGTGCGCGGCGAAGCGATCGACTGCGATTTCGTGCGCAACGGCAAGATCAAGCTGGCGGCCAAGCCCAGCCATGTCGATGGTCTCAAGCGGGCGGGCGAATTTCTCGCCCGCCATGTCGAGCCTGACCTGGTCTTCCTCGACCGGGCGGCGCTTCAAGGCGAGGTGCGCTCCGATGCGTTTCACGCCGGGATCGTCATGCCGCGCGGCGCGCAGATGCACATGGGCCGCTTCGGCGTCGGTCTCGCGGAAGCAGCCGCGCGCCACGGCGCCGCGATCTTCGAGAATGCCCCGGCAACCGGGATCGAACGCCTTGCCGGCGGCCGCCACCGGGTGACGACCCCGAAAGGCAATGTCACCGCCGATGCCGTGTTCCTTGCCACCGGCCCCTCGCTGCAAGGCCCGTTCCGCTGGATCCGGCGCCGCACGATCCCGATGGGAAGCTTCATCGTCGCCACAGAGCCGCTCTCCGAAACGCAGGTCGCCGCAACCATGACCGGACGGCGGAACTGCGTAACGAGCAAGAACATCGGCAACTACTTCCGGCTCACCGCCGACAACCGCCTGATCTTCGGCGGCCGCGCCCGCTTCGCCTTGTCGGACCCCGCCAGCGACGCGAAAAGCGGCGCGATCCTGCGCCGCGCGCTGGCCAAGATCTTTCCTGCGCTGGCCGAAATCGGGATCGACTATACCTGGGGCGGCGTGCTGGACATGACTCCCGATCGCCTGCCGCGCGCGGGCGTCCACGATGGGCTGCATTACGCGGTCGGTCTCAGCGGACACGGCGCGCAGTTCTCCGGCTTCATCGGCGACCGCATGGCCCGCCTCATCGCCGGCGAAGCCGATGCCAACCCGCTGGACGGCAAGGCCTTCAAGCCCATCCCCGGGCACATCGGGCCGCCGTGGTTCCTGCCTTTTGTGGGGGCCTGGTACCGCTTCCTCGACTGGCGTTCCTAG
- a CDS encoding FAD-dependent oxidoreductase codes for MKKPEARHSDVIVVGGGIMGASSAFFLARRGLSVRLIERDLVGQAASGTNFGNVRRQGRWLHQLPLSLRAHAIWQRLPELIGEDCEYVKRGHLRAAYTPEFVDKIETYARDARDCGLDLEVLSTNMLRDRFPYLGPEITAGVWDREGGHANPRLTAPAFGRAAVREGVDLMENAEVTGVTRNGGDFIVEIEGKGEFRAPVLLVTAGAWGGRLSTMFAEPVPIEVAGPGMAVTEPLPYRIEPSISMAVGTTYETVYFRQVERGNIVIGGSTRGPASIYSKRAKVIPGNVIGQMEQIRRMMPAFARVNIIRVWSGVESYFADDVPVMGPSGTTAGLFYAFGFCGAGFQVGPGVGDVMAQLIATGATDTPLAPYSITRFAGYRPA; via the coding sequence ATGAAGAAACCCGAAGCCCGGCACAGCGACGTCATCGTGGTCGGCGGCGGCATCATGGGTGCGTCGAGCGCGTTCTTCCTGGCACGCCGGGGGCTTTCGGTCCGGCTGATCGAGCGCGATCTCGTCGGCCAGGCGGCCAGCGGCACCAATTTCGGCAATGTCCGCCGCCAGGGCCGCTGGCTGCATCAGCTCCCGCTCTCCCTGCGCGCTCACGCGATCTGGCAGCGCCTGCCCGAACTGATCGGCGAGGACTGCGAATATGTGAAGCGCGGCCATCTGCGCGCCGCCTATACGCCGGAATTCGTGGACAAGATCGAGACTTACGCGCGCGACGCACGCGATTGCGGGCTCGATCTCGAGGTGCTGTCCACCAACATGCTGCGAGACCGTTTCCCTTATCTCGGGCCGGAGATCACCGCCGGGGTATGGGACCGCGAAGGCGGCCATGCCAATCCCCGCCTCACCGCCCCGGCATTCGGGCGCGCCGCCGTGCGTGAGGGCGTGGACCTGATGGAAAACGCCGAGGTGACGGGGGTGACGCGAAACGGCGGGGACTTCATCGTCGAGATCGAAGGCAAGGGGGAGTTTCGCGCGCCGGTCCTGCTGGTCACCGCCGGGGCCTGGGGCGGACGCCTCTCGACCATGTTCGCAGAGCCCGTGCCGATCGAGGTGGCCGGGCCCGGCATGGCGGTGACGGAACCGCTGCCCTACCGGATCGAACCCAGCATCTCGATGGCGGTCGGCACGACTTACGAGACGGTCTATTTCCGCCAGGTCGAACGGGGCAATATCGTCATCGGCGGTTCCACGCGCGGCCCGGCCTCCATCTACAGCAAGCGCGCGAAAGTGATCCCCGGCAACGTCATCGGCCAGATGGAACAGATCAGGCGGATGATGCCCGCATTCGCGCGGGTCAACATCATCCGCGTCTGGAGCGGCGTCGAAAGCTACTTTGCCGATGACGTGCCGGTGATGGGCCCAAGCGGTACGACCGCGGGACTATTCTATGCCTTCGGTTTCTGCGGCGCAGGGTTCCAAGTGGGGCCGGGCGTGGGTGACGTGATGGCGCAGCTCATCGCCACCGGCGCCACCGACACCCCGCTGGCGCCCTATTCGATCACCCGCTTCGCAGGCTATCGTCCGGCCTGA
- a CDS encoding haloacid dehalogenase type II, giving the protein MALRPKYITFDCYGTLIYFEMAPAARRAYADRLPEADRMEAFVREFSAYRLDEVLGAWKPYRDVIESALRRSCGKLGIEYRDSDLEYIYGDIPNWGPHPDVVEPLKRVAEEFPLVILSNSMVDLIPHAVKALQAPFHAVYTAEEAQAYKPRMQAFEFMFDSLGCNPEDVLHCSSSFRYDLLTAYDMGVKMKAFVNRGHEPLNAYYEVNEIPDISGLPGLLGL; this is encoded by the coding sequence ATGGCTCTGCGCCCGAAATACATCACCTTCGACTGCTACGGCACGCTGATCTACTTCGAGATGGCGCCGGCCGCGCGCCGCGCCTACGCCGACCGCCTCCCCGAGGCCGACCGCATGGAGGCCTTCGTGCGGGAATTCTCCGCCTACCGCCTCGACGAAGTGCTGGGCGCGTGGAAACCCTATCGCGACGTGATCGAAAGCGCGCTGAGGCGCTCCTGCGGCAAGCTCGGCATCGAGTACCGCGACAGCGACCTTGAATACATCTACGGCGATATCCCGAACTGGGGCCCGCACCCGGATGTGGTGGAGCCGCTCAAGCGCGTCGCCGAGGAATTTCCGCTGGTGATCCTCTCGAACTCGATGGTCGATCTCATCCCCCACGCGGTGAAAGCGCTTCAGGCGCCGTTCCACGCGGTCTACACCGCCGAGGAAGCGCAGGCCTACAAGCCGCGCATGCAGGCTTTCGAGTTCATGTTCGACAGTCTCGGCTGCAATCCCGAGGACGTGCTGCACTGCTCATCCAGCTTCCGCTACGACCTGCTGACCGCCTATGACATGGGCGTGAAGATGAAGGCGTTCGTCAATCGCGGCCACGAACCGCTCAATGCCTATTACGAGGTCAACGAGATTCCCGACATC